In Tachypleus tridentatus isolate NWPU-2018 chromosome 7, ASM421037v1, whole genome shotgun sequence, a genomic segment contains:
- the LOC143257269 gene encoding putative oxidoreductase TM_0325: MTISISTDKKLDQKVAIITGASSGIGRAIAVLFSRVGAKLALTGRNQENLAKSAVECEAVSPYNLKSLCIVGDLTIKSDIERITKSTIDTYGRLDILVNNAGIAALDSAEDGSLATLDLVWKTNVRPGVIETNIFSTVGLDAKEVMKEATQSYPLGRGGQPQEVANAIAFLASDEASFVTGETMVIDGAKTVESR, translated from the exons ATGACAATATCTATATCTACAGATAAGAAACTTGACCAGAAGGTGGCGATAATCACag GTGCAAGTTCAGGGATAGGTAGAGCCATTGCCGTGTTGTTCTCACGCGTGGGAGCGAAGCTAGCTTTGACTGGAAGGAACCAAGAAAATTTGGCAAAATCTGCTGTAGAATGTGAAGCAGTTTCACCTTATAATCTAAAG tctTTGTGTATCGTCGGTGATTTAACCATAAAATCAGATATTGAACGTATTACGAAGTCAACAATTGATACCTACGGAAGACTGGATATTTTG GTTAACAATGCTGGAATAGCAGCGTTGGACTCAGCTGAAGATGGTTCTTTGGCGACACTAGATTTGGTGTGGAAAACCAATGTTCG tcCTGGagttattgaaacaaatatattttcaactgttGGATTAGACGCAAAGGAA GTTATGAAAGAAGCAACCCAGTCATATCCGCTTGGTCGTGGGGGACAACCGCAAGAGGTCGCAAATGCAATCGCTTTTCTCGCTTCTGACGAAGCTTCGTTTGTAACCGGGGAAACTATGGTGATAGATGGCGCTAAAACTGTCGAGTCTCGCTGA